The genomic window AACGCGGCCTTGCGCAGCGGGGTGTCGATCGCAGCCTTCGCGAGCGCGTCGTTGAGCGGCTGGACGTACTGTGCGAGCCTGTCCGGCGACACCTGCGGGACGATCTGCACCAGCTCGTCGAGGGTGACCGAGGCCGGGTTCGGCGCGGGAGCCGGCGGGGGCTCGACCGGTGCGGGGGCCGGAGTGGCGATGTCCTGGGCGACCGGCTCCGAGGCCGGCGTGGTCGCGGGCAGGTCGAGAGCCTTCAGCAGGCCCGCGGACTCGAGGAACTGCACGGGGGCAGCCAGCGGGGCGGGCACGGCGGCCTCGGCGGGCTGGGCCTGGGCGGGCAGTGCACCTGCGACGGCGGAGCCGACCCACAGGCCGGCGGCGGCCAGGGTGGCGATGCCCGCGGCGCGGGTCCGGGTCATGAAACCGCAGCGGGTGGTCGACGTCTGGTCGAAGGTGTTCGTACGCGAATCGTTCAAGGTTCGTGCTCTCCAACTTCGGGCTGCAGACGGGGCAGCCTCCGAACGTGTTCACCGGTACAGTCGAGAGAGGTTGTTTCGATCCGACCGTGTGGATAACTCGGTGATCACGACAAGGTCACAACCAGGTAACAGCTGGATCGCTCAAGATCGCAACCTCGAGAGGTTCATGTCACAGAATGGTGACATTGTGAGCCGGATCACCTAGGATGCGCGGCGTGTGACGCCGGCCACCGATCCGTGAGACGTGGTGGCCGGCGCGATGCGGAGGCTCAGGCGGGAGCGAACTCGAGTCCGCCGTCGACGGTGGTCGGCACGCGACGCCGCATCGGCGACCCCAGTGCGTGGGCCAGATTGCTGCCGTCGTGCTCGGCGAGCAGGCCACCGCCCGACCACACCAGCAGGGCGGCGCCCACCGTCTGCTCGGCCGTCGAATGCGCCAGATCGTAGTGCGCGCACCCCGGCACCCCGGCGTACGTGATCCACAGGTCGTAGCCGGTCATGAACAGATCCAGATCGAACTGCACGCTCAGACCCAGCAGCTCGCTGCGGCCGTTGTCGTCGACACCGGCGAAGGCCTCGTCGAGACCGAGGAGGCGCGGGGAATGCGGATCCGCCGACGACAGCATCACGTGCGCGGCCGCGAACAGCGGAAGGTGCAGCGACACCGACTGCTCGCCGCCCGAGAGGGCACTGTGCCGGGCGACGGTGAGCCGGTCCTCGCTGCCGTCGCCGCCGATCAGGGTGAACGAGAACACCCGCCACCGCCGGTAGTCGAGCGCCGACGCGAGGATCTCCGGGTAGGACCGCTCCGGGTGCGCGGCCCGCGCCGTCCGCACCTGCGCCGCGAAATGCGCTCGGACGGACGCCAACTCGTCGCCGGACAGGGCCGACGGGGCGCGGTCGAGCAGCTTCGACACGGCGCGGGCGTTGGCGT from Prescottella sp. R16 includes these protein-coding regions:
- a CDS encoding glycoside hydrolase family 19 protein gives rise to the protein MNDSRTNTFDQTSTTRCGFMTRTRAAGIATLAAAGLWVGSAVAGALPAQAQPAEAAVPAPLAAPVQFLESAGLLKALDLPATTPASEPVAQDIATPAPAPVEPPPAPAPNPASVTLDELVQIVPQVSPDRLAQYVQPLNDALAKAAIDTPLRKAAFIAQLVVESDSFRTFEEYASGRAYEGRADLGNVAPGDGERYKGRGAIQVTGRHNYQSVSDYLGVDFVAHPELMATPENAFETAAWYWQSRNLNAVSDSGSIEKVSRIVNGGTHGLLKRIDSFQRALGVLH